In Aequorivita sp. H23M31, a single window of DNA contains:
- a CDS encoding TspO/MBR family protein — protein sequence MVYRFILFLVLNFGFIGLSRYLGGAGPKSDWYLGLETAPWSPSGIFVALCWMVVLVCFSIYLAYLWPLVKNKNLLLALLVLHYILTLVYNPTFFYYHQVLIGLFIITALTIVIGSFIFFYWPEIKFKSLLVAPYFIWLLIATSLNAYILLKN from the coding sequence ATGGTTTACAGATTTATCCTCTTTCTCGTACTAAACTTTGGTTTTATTGGTCTTAGCCGTTATTTGGGAGGCGCAGGTCCAAAATCCGACTGGTATTTGGGACTTGAGACAGCGCCTTGGAGTCCGTCGGGCATTTTTGTCGCACTATGCTGGATGGTAGTACTGGTATGTTTTAGCATTTATCTCGCATATTTATGGCCCCTTGTGAAAAATAAAAATTTACTTCTCGCGCTTTTGGTGCTTCATTATATTTTGACACTTGTGTATAATCCTACTTTCTTTTATTATCATCAAGTGTTGATTGGACTCTTTATAATCACTGCACTTACCATAGTTATTGGATCCTTTATATTTTTTTATTGGCCAGAAATAAAATTTAAATCTCTTTTGGTGGCTCCATATTTTATTTGGTTGTTGATTGCCACTTCTTTAAATGCTTATATACTTTTAAAGAATTAA
- a CDS encoding CPBP family intramembrane glutamic endopeptidase produces the protein MKNGLKAAITFATLFVVYHCAEFMIVFKNSTVGFLGFQILFFLLAWIFGNWYSGKGLATWGLPFKIKAFRFFALGIPMGIFLYAIPYIISLSANFEKVIEIPNFGTAVILGIPFTLGVLLSSFSEDILTRGIIYQQFHAKIKHYWLIIFSALIYLLNHIYRLTDGPESWFYIFMLGIVFIIPVITTKTLWFTGAMHWAGNVFFFVTHNVIQTNTIPGILSPNYLFAICLLLMVPVVYYFSRTVYAQASTK, from the coding sequence GTGAAAAATGGTTTAAAAGCTGCGATCACTTTTGCCACGCTCTTTGTGGTATATCACTGCGCGGAATTTATGATCGTGTTTAAGAACAGCACTGTTGGCTTTTTGGGTTTTCAAATTCTCTTCTTTCTGCTGGCTTGGATATTTGGCAATTGGTATTCGGGGAAAGGTCTGGCCACGTGGGGACTTCCATTTAAGATAAAAGCATTTAGATTCTTCGCTTTGGGCATACCCATGGGAATATTTCTCTATGCTATTCCTTATATAATCAGTCTTTCTGCCAATTTCGAAAAGGTGATTGAAATTCCGAATTTTGGCACTGCCGTAATACTAGGCATTCCCTTTACTCTTGGGGTTTTGTTGTCCTCATTTTCAGAGGATATTCTTACAAGGGGAATTATATACCAACAATTCCACGCCAAAATAAAACACTATTGGCTGATTATATTTTCAGCCCTAATTTACTTACTTAACCACATATATCGCCTCACGGATGGTCCCGAATCCTGGTTTTACATTTTCATGCTCGGAATTGTTTTTATAATTCCTGTAATAACAACTAAAACCCTGTGGTTTACGGGAGCTATGCATTGGGCTGGTAATGTTTTTTTCTTTGTTACGCATAATGTTATCCAGACCAATACAATCCCAGGAATTCTTTCTCCCAATTATCTTTTTGCAATTTGCTTATTATTAATGGTTCCTGTGGTATATTATTTTTCTAGAACAGTTTACGCTCAGGCGTCCACAAAATGA